A single genomic interval of Prochlorococcus marinus XMU1406 harbors:
- the carA gene encoding glutamine-hydrolyzing carbamoyl-phosphate synthase small subunit, protein MINPFKKNAKLVLSNGIVFPGFYFGASGTAIGEIVFNTGMTGYQEVITDPSYYGQILTFTYPEIGNTGINFEDSESNIHVKGIIVRNFSSNNGNWRSKKNFNQWLVEKNIIGLHGIDTRALVKILRSSGSMNGVITSKDKSVESCLKIIHDTPKMEGLNLSKVVSTKQYYLWQDHTQTNFDVRKRYAESSKKLKIVAIDFGIKNSILNRLVSHGCEVLVLPSRSSLKDVLSHKPDGIFFSNGPGDPAAVSEGIDLARSLIEYGEIPMFGICLGHQIFGLALGGSTYKLPFGHRGLNHPCGENNKIEITSQNHGFAIDPNSISKDLVRITHYNLNDNTVAGLEVNNKPIFSVQYHPEAGPGPHDSDYLFKKFVSLMLERC, encoded by the coding sequence ATGATTAATCCATTTAAGAAAAATGCAAAATTAGTTTTAAGCAATGGAATTGTATTCCCTGGATTTTATTTTGGTGCTTCAGGTACGGCTATTGGTGAAATAGTCTTTAATACGGGCATGACTGGATATCAAGAAGTTATTACTGATCCAAGTTATTACGGACAGATATTAACATTCACTTATCCTGAGATTGGAAATACTGGTATTAATTTTGAAGATTCAGAATCTAATATTCATGTTAAAGGTATAATTGTCAGAAATTTTTCATCTAATAATGGCAATTGGAGATCAAAAAAGAATTTTAATCAATGGTTAGTAGAAAAAAACATCATAGGTCTTCATGGAATTGATACAAGGGCGCTCGTTAAAATTTTAAGATCTAGTGGCTCTATGAATGGAGTTATTACCTCTAAAGATAAATCTGTAGAAAGTTGTTTAAAGATAATTCATGATACACCAAAAATGGAGGGGTTAAATTTATCAAAAGTAGTTTCAACAAAGCAATATTATTTATGGCAAGATCATACACAAACAAATTTTGATGTAAGAAAAAGATATGCTGAATCCTCTAAAAAATTAAAAATAGTAGCTATTGATTTTGGAATTAAAAATTCAATTCTAAATAGACTTGTATCCCATGGTTGTGAAGTTTTGGTTTTGCCATCTCGATCTTCTCTAAAAGATGTTCTCTCTCACAAGCCAGATGGTATTTTTTTCTCAAATGGTCCTGGCGATCCTGCTGCTGTTTCTGAAGGTATAGACTTAGCAAGATCGCTTATTGAATATGGTGAGATTCCTATGTTTGGAATTTGCCTTGGCCACCAAATATTTGGATTAGCATTAGGAGGTTCAACTTATAAACTCCCTTTTGGACATCGTGGTTTAAATCACCCTTGTGGTGAAAATAATAAAATTGAGATAACTAGTCAGAATCATGGTTTTGCTATTGATCCTAATTCAATCTCAAAAGACTTAGTTAGAATAACCCATTACAACCTTAATGATAATACTGTGGCTGGCCTAGAAGTTAATAATAAACCAATATTTAGTGTGCAATATCATCCTGAAGCAGGACCTGGGCCACATGATTCGGATTATTTATTTAAAAAATTTGTTTCTCTAATGTTAGAAAGATGTTGA
- a CDS encoding STAS domain-containing protein yields the protein MEDFQKLTVSLRGNLEFKTNIIVFTFKGQLDAFSEKQFKTFVTNNLKNEHPFVIDLTKIDFLDSSGLGALVQTAKECKKSKLGFSVVGNSRVAQTIKLVRLGDFLNLKSNLEDALNYLKN from the coding sequence ATAGAAGATTTTCAGAAGTTAACCGTTTCTTTAAGAGGAAACCTTGAGTTTAAAACAAATATTATTGTTTTTACTTTTAAAGGCCAACTTGATGCTTTCTCAGAAAAACAATTTAAGACTTTTGTTACTAATAACTTAAAAAATGAGCATCCATTCGTTATAGACCTTACAAAAATAGATTTTTTAGATTCCTCGGGTCTTGGAGCTCTTGTTCAGACAGCTAAAGAATGCAAAAAGTCGAAACTTGGCTTCTCTGTCGTTGGTAATTCGAGAGTGGCCCAAACAATTAAACTTGTTCGATTAGGGGATTTCCTTAACTTGAAGTCAAACCTTGAAGATGCATTAAATTATTTAAAAAATTGA
- a CDS encoding Mini-ribonuclease 3: MNYWIQNLVPYGSPEDIGVIQLAWLGDSVWELHQRLRHVHFPLKSKDLHLSVVNEVKAKSQSKSLSQIEHLLNSNEIDLIRRARNKTKRYPKSADPTIYSRATGFETLIGWLFLKDPQRLSKLFEYLE; encoded by the coding sequence TTGAATTATTGGATTCAAAATTTGGTTCCATATGGATCTCCCGAGGATATAGGTGTTATTCAACTTGCTTGGCTTGGAGATTCGGTATGGGAGCTTCACCAGAGACTTAGACATGTTCATTTCCCTTTAAAATCTAAAGATCTACATTTATCTGTAGTAAACGAAGTAAAAGCAAAATCTCAATCAAAATCACTTAGTCAAATTGAGCATTTATTAAATTCAAATGAAATAGATCTAATTAGGCGTGCTAGAAATAAAACAAAGAGATATCCAAAGTCTGCAGACCCTACTATTTACTCCAGAGCAACTGGTTTTGAAACTCTCATTGGTTGGTTATTTTTAAAAGATCCTCAAAGATTATCAAAACTATTTGAATATTTAGAATAA
- the rlmB gene encoding 23S rRNA (guanosine(2251)-2'-O)-methyltransferase RlmB → MKNSSKKKFPGKNNKDYKKNSVLGYSSKKTNRSEKNERFSKNSANNNNVENLNKTNNTFSSLKRTKPIFKSNTEFSKKNSDNHQEFTSKRNFDDWIWGKHSVYEALNSERAINRIWCTSEIFSSDKFYILLKDLKSKGVLIEEVSWNRLSQMTNGASHQGVALQLACAKTISLEQLIDFSKHNCANPIILALDGITDPHNVGAIIRSAEAFDCKGIIIPQRRSAGLTGTVAKVAAGALEHLQVSRVVNLNRALEELKKYGFLVVGLSGDGQLSISNFQEKAPLVVIVGSEDKGISLLTQKKCDFLLNIPLKGKTSSLNASVAAAISLFHLTSK, encoded by the coding sequence ATGAAAAACTCCTCTAAAAAAAAATTTCCCGGAAAAAATAATAAAGATTACAAAAAAAATTCAGTTCTTGGTTATTCTTCAAAAAAAACAAATCGTTCGGAAAAAAATGAAAGATTTTCGAAAAATTCTGCTAATAACAATAATGTTGAAAATTTAAATAAAACTAACAATACTTTTTCCTCTTTAAAAAGGACAAAGCCAATATTTAAATCTAATACAGAATTTTCTAAAAAAAATTCTGACAATCATCAAGAGTTTACTAGTAAGAGAAATTTTGATGATTGGATATGGGGTAAACATTCAGTTTATGAGGCTCTTAATAGTGAAAGAGCGATTAATAGGATTTGGTGTACTTCGGAAATCTTTTCATCAGACAAGTTTTATATTTTGCTGAAGGACCTTAAATCGAAAGGAGTCCTAATTGAAGAAGTTTCTTGGAATAGGCTTTCGCAAATGACTAATGGTGCTTCACATCAAGGTGTCGCATTGCAGTTAGCATGCGCTAAAACAATATCCCTAGAGCAATTAATCGATTTTTCTAAACACAACTGTGCAAATCCCATAATACTTGCATTAGACGGTATAACTGATCCACATAATGTTGGTGCGATTATAAGATCTGCTGAAGCATTTGACTGCAAGGGAATCATCATTCCCCAGAGAAGATCTGCTGGATTAACGGGAACAGTCGCTAAGGTAGCTGCAGGAGCTTTAGAACACTTGCAAGTAAGTAGAGTTGTTAACTTAAATAGAGCTCTTGAGGAGCTTAAGAAATATGGTTTTCTTGTTGTTGGCTTATCTGGCGATGGTCAATTATCTATTTCCAATTTTCAAGAAAAAGCACCCTTGGTAGTTATTGTTGGCTCTGAAGATAAAGGCATTTCTTTGCTTACTCAAAAAAAATGCGATTTTCTTTTAAACATTCCTCTTAAAGGTAAGACTTCTAGCTTAAATGCCTCTGTGGCGGCAGCAATTTCACTATTTCACTTGACAAGTAAATAA
- a CDS encoding DUF1816 domain-containing protein — protein sequence MIRKFGNKLGLAWWAKIETDQPRGTYWFGPFITKRSLKENITSFIKDLSDEGSKNIKHSLVRCKKEEPLTV from the coding sequence TTGATAAGAAAATTTGGCAACAAACTCGGATTAGCTTGGTGGGCTAAAATTGAGACAGATCAACCTCGTGGAACTTACTGGTTCGGCCCATTTATTACTAAACGTAGTTTAAAAGAAAATATTACATCTTTTATTAAAGATCTATCTGATGAAGGGTCTAAAAATATTAAACATAGTTTGGTTCGTTGCAAAAAAGAAGAACCACTAACTGTTTGA
- the gatA gene encoding Asp-tRNA(Asn)/Glu-tRNA(Gln) amidotransferase subunit GatA encodes MNFNSLRKEIIRNNASVKELVNDIFNKIDHKDPEINSYICTTKDNAIAQAENIDKLIQNKEKLPPLAGMPIAIKDNICTKGVATTCASQMLKSFVAPYESTASSKLWSSGGICLGKTNLDEFAMGSSTETSVFGVTSNPWDINRVPGGSSGGSAASVAAGFCAAAIGSDTGGSIRQPASFCGVVGLKPTYGRVSRWGLVAFASSLDQIGPITNTVSDAAEILYLISGKDPFDSTCLDKPVPNYLADLNKSIKGLKIGIIRECFEHPGLNPEVKESVLSGVDRFKTLGAEIIEVECPRFNDGIATYYVIAPSEASANLARYDGVKYGYRSNDGSNLIDMTSKSRAEGFGDEVQRRILIGTYALSAGYSDAYYKKAQKVRTLIRKDFDNAFKQVDVLLTPTCPTTAFLKGDFVNDPLSMYLSDLLTVPVNLAGLPAISIPCGFDKKGLPIGLQLIGNVLEEDRILNVANIFEIDAQVIKKRPLF; translated from the coding sequence ATGAATTTTAATTCTTTAAGAAAAGAAATTATTAGAAATAATGCTTCTGTTAAGGAATTAGTTAATGATATTTTTAACAAAATCGATCATAAAGATCCTGAAATTAACTCATATATTTGTACTACAAAAGATAATGCTATCGCGCAAGCAGAAAACATCGATAAATTAATTCAAAATAAAGAAAAACTTCCTCCTCTTGCTGGGATGCCAATAGCAATAAAGGATAATATTTGCACTAAAGGAGTTGCAACAACTTGTGCAAGTCAAATGCTCAAAAGCTTTGTTGCACCTTATGAATCCACAGCTTCAAGTAAATTATGGTCTTCAGGGGGAATTTGTTTAGGAAAAACAAATTTAGATGAATTTGCAATGGGTAGTTCAACAGAAACCTCTGTATTTGGAGTCACCTCAAATCCTTGGGATATTAATAGAGTTCCTGGAGGTAGTTCAGGCGGTAGTGCTGCTTCAGTTGCCGCTGGATTTTGTGCGGCGGCTATAGGCTCTGATACAGGAGGATCAATAAGGCAACCAGCTTCTTTTTGTGGTGTCGTAGGTCTTAAACCCACTTATGGCAGAGTTAGTAGATGGGGACTGGTAGCCTTTGCTAGCTCTCTTGATCAAATTGGTCCAATTACAAATACTGTCTCAGATGCGGCCGAAATTCTTTATTTAATATCTGGTAAAGATCCCTTTGATTCAACATGTCTTGATAAGCCAGTGCCAAATTACTTGGCTGATTTAAATAAATCTATAAAGGGTTTAAAAATAGGAATCATTAGAGAATGTTTTGAGCACCCAGGTCTTAATCCAGAAGTTAAGGAATCTGTTCTCTCTGGAGTAGATAGATTCAAAACTTTAGGAGCTGAAATTATCGAAGTTGAATGTCCTAGATTTAATGATGGAATTGCTACATATTATGTTATTGCACCATCTGAAGCTTCTGCAAATTTAGCTAGATATGATGGAGTTAAATATGGTTATAGATCTAATGATGGTTCAAATCTCATAGATATGACTTCAAAAAGTAGAGCTGAAGGTTTTGGAGATGAAGTACAAAGAAGAATTTTGATAGGAACTTATGCTTTGTCAGCTGGATACAGCGATGCCTATTACAAGAAGGCACAAAAAGTTAGGACACTTATAAGAAAAGATTTTGATAATGCTTTTAAGCAAGTTGATGTTTTGTTGACTCCAACTTGCCCAACTACTGCTTTTTTGAAGGGTGATTTTGTCAATGATCCACTTTCAATGTATTTGTCTGATCTATTAACTGTTCCTGTTAACTTAGCAGGCCTCCCAGCAATCAGTATCCCTTGTGGTTTTGATAAAAAAGGATTACCTATAGGATTGCAACTAATAGGTAATGTATTAGAAGAGGATAGAATATTGAATGTCGCAAATATTTTCGAAATTGATGCTCAGGTAATTAAGAAAAGACCTCTATTCTAA
- a CDS encoding DNA polymerase III subunit alpha, translating to MGFVPLHNHSDYSLLDGASQISKIVDRASDLGMESIALTDHGVMYGVLDLVKKCKEKGIKPIIGNEMYVINGSIDDPQPKKEKRYHLVVLAKNYTGYRNLVKLTTISHLNGMRGRGIFSRPCIDKSLLSKYSDGLIVSTACLGGEIPQAILKGRLEVAEDIALWYKKLFGDDFYLEIQDHGSMEDRIVNVELIKIGKKHQIKVIATNDAHYLSNMDVEAHDALLCVLTGKLISDEKRLRYTGTEYIKSEKEMLELFKDHIEDESIIEAVNNTLEISQKVEVFDLFGNYRMPKFPLNEDTDSFSFLTQLSNEGLLKRLKKNDLTEVDEKYKKRLTSELKIIKDMGFPDYFLVVWDYIKFARDNSIPVGPGRGSAAGSLVAYALQITNIDPVEHGLLFERFLNPARKSMPDIDTDFCIDRRNEVIDYVTNRYGEDKVAQIITFNKMTSKAVLKDVARVLDIPYGEADKLAKLIPVVRGKPYKLNEMIDKNSPSQEFRDKYINDNRVKKWVDLALRIEGTNKTYGVHAAGVVIASDPLDELVPLQRNNEGQIITQYSMDDIESLGLLKMDFLGLKNLTMIEKTVSLINQSTGKKIIIDELPQNDGKTFDLIGRGDLEGIFQLESSGMKQVVKDFKPNSLEDLSSILALYRPGPLDAGLIPKFINRKNGNEKVDFPHPFIKSILTETYGIMVYQEQIMKIAQDLAGYSLGDADLLRRAMGKKKVSEMVKHRNIFVDGSMKKGVNEKLANDLFDQMVLFAEYCFNKSHSTAYGAVTYQTAFLKAHFPVAYMAALLSVNSGSSDKMQRYISNCYSMGIEVISPSINYSGVDFTIKNNQILFGLSAIKNLGDSAIRNIIENRNSFGIFKSLSDLCNRLPSNVLNKRSLESLIHCGALDEFSNDNNRAQLLSDLEHVIEWASSRNRDRLSGQGNLFDSKEEFSNVAFSDSQLAKVDDYSLIEKLKLEKQLLGFYLSDHPLKHLTKPAKLISPISILQLEETKDRTKVSLVGMIPDLKQITTRKGDRMAIVQLEDLSGSCEAIVFPKTYVRLSEFLLTDTRLLVWGTIDKKSDKTQLIIDDCREIDNLKLLIINLDSSQASDVRVQNTLRDCLIKFKPDKGSCGIKIPVLAAVKNKNSVTYVKFGEQFCIGDIQGACKLLEDKSFQINLKSLVS from the coding sequence ATGGGTTTCGTTCCGCTTCATAATCATAGTGACTACAGCTTACTTGATGGAGCCAGTCAAATTTCAAAAATTGTAGATAGAGCTTCTGATCTTGGAATGGAATCTATAGCTCTTACTGATCATGGAGTTATGTATGGTGTTCTTGATTTGGTCAAGAAGTGTAAAGAGAAAGGGATTAAACCAATTATTGGTAATGAAATGTACGTTATTAATGGTTCAATTGATGATCCTCAACCTAAAAAAGAAAAAAGATATCATTTGGTTGTTTTAGCAAAAAATTATACTGGATATAGGAATTTAGTTAAGTTAACAACAATTAGTCACCTAAATGGGATGAGAGGTCGAGGTATTTTTTCTAGACCATGTATTGATAAATCTCTTTTAAGTAAATATAGTGATGGTCTTATAGTTTCTACAGCTTGTCTTGGCGGAGAGATACCTCAGGCTATTTTAAAAGGTAGATTAGAAGTAGCAGAGGATATAGCTCTTTGGTATAAAAAATTATTTGGAGATGATTTTTATCTAGAAATACAAGATCACGGCTCTATGGAGGATAGAATTGTTAACGTTGAATTGATAAAAATTGGGAAGAAGCATCAAATAAAAGTCATTGCTACCAACGATGCGCATTACTTATCAAATATGGATGTTGAAGCACATGATGCTTTGCTTTGTGTTTTAACAGGAAAACTAATAAGTGATGAAAAAAGATTGAGATATACCGGTACAGAATATATTAAAAGTGAAAAAGAAATGCTTGAACTTTTTAAAGATCATATTGAAGATGAATCAATTATTGAGGCAGTTAACAATACATTAGAAATTTCTCAAAAAGTTGAAGTATTTGATTTGTTTGGTAATTATAGAATGCCAAAATTCCCTCTTAATGAAGATACAGATTCATTTTCTTTCCTTACACAATTATCTAACGAAGGTCTTTTGAAAAGACTTAAAAAAAATGATCTTACAGAAGTTGATGAGAAATATAAAAAAAGACTAACTTCCGAATTAAAAATTATAAAAGATATGGGATTTCCAGATTATTTTTTGGTTGTTTGGGACTACATCAAATTTGCTAGAGATAACTCTATCCCAGTAGGACCAGGTAGAGGTTCTGCGGCAGGATCACTGGTAGCTTATGCTCTTCAAATCACAAATATTGATCCTGTTGAACATGGATTGTTGTTTGAGAGATTTTTAAATCCAGCAAGAAAGTCTATGCCAGATATTGATACTGACTTTTGTATTGATAGGAGAAATGAAGTTATTGATTATGTTACTAATCGTTATGGAGAGGATAAAGTTGCGCAAATAATTACTTTCAATAAAATGACTTCTAAGGCTGTTTTAAAAGATGTTGCAAGGGTTTTAGATATCCCATATGGAGAGGCTGATAAATTGGCTAAGTTAATACCGGTTGTAAGAGGCAAACCTTATAAACTAAATGAAATGATTGATAAGAATTCTCCCAGCCAAGAGTTTAGAGACAAATATATTAATGATAATAGAGTGAAAAAATGGGTTGATTTAGCTTTGAGAATTGAAGGAACTAATAAAACATATGGAGTTCATGCTGCTGGCGTTGTTATCGCATCAGATCCTCTTGACGAACTTGTACCTCTTCAAAGGAATAATGAAGGACAAATAATAACCCAATATTCTATGGATGATATTGAATCACTTGGATTATTGAAAATGGATTTCTTGGGTCTTAAAAATCTTACTATGATTGAAAAGACAGTTTCTCTTATTAATCAATCTACTGGTAAGAAAATAATTATTGATGAGTTACCTCAAAATGATGGTAAAACCTTTGATCTTATTGGGAGAGGAGATCTTGAAGGTATTTTTCAGCTTGAATCTTCTGGAATGAAACAGGTCGTTAAGGATTTCAAACCTAACTCCCTAGAGGATTTATCATCCATACTTGCCCTTTATAGACCTGGTCCTCTTGATGCTGGCCTCATTCCTAAATTCATAAATCGAAAAAATGGGAACGAAAAGGTTGATTTCCCTCATCCTTTTATTAAGTCTATTCTCACTGAAACCTATGGAATTATGGTTTACCAAGAACAAATTATGAAAATTGCTCAAGACTTAGCAGGTTATTCTTTAGGTGATGCTGATTTACTTCGAAGAGCAATGGGGAAAAAGAAAGTATCTGAGATGGTAAAACATAGGAATATTTTTGTAGACGGATCCATGAAGAAAGGTGTAAATGAAAAATTAGCAAATGATCTTTTTGATCAAATGGTTTTATTCGCTGAATATTGTTTTAACAAAAGTCATTCAACTGCTTATGGTGCTGTAACTTATCAAACTGCATTTTTAAAAGCCCATTTTCCTGTCGCTTATATGGCAGCCCTTCTAAGCGTAAATTCTGGCTCTAGCGACAAGATGCAAAGATATATTTCTAATTGTTATTCCATGGGAATAGAAGTTATTTCACCAAGCATTAATTATTCTGGTGTTGATTTCACCATTAAGAATAATCAGATTTTATTTGGGTTATCTGCAATTAAGAATTTAGGAGATTCTGCAATAAGAAATATAATTGAAAACCGAAATAGTTTTGGAATCTTTAAGTCATTATCGGATTTGTGCAATCGTTTGCCCTCTAATGTTCTTAACAAAAGAAGTCTAGAATCTCTCATTCATTGTGGAGCACTAGATGAGTTTTCAAATGATAATAATAGAGCACAATTATTGTCAGATCTTGAACATGTTATTGAATGGGCCTCTTCAAGAAATCGTGATAGGTTATCCGGGCAAGGAAATCTATTTGATTCTAAAGAAGAATTTTCTAATGTTGCTTTTTCAGATTCACAATTAGCTAAGGTTGATGATTATTCACTTATTGAAAAGTTAAAGTTAGAAAAACAACTATTAGGCTTTTATTTATCTGATCATCCTCTAAAGCATTTAACTAAGCCAGCAAAACTTATATCTCCTATAAGCATTTTGCAGTTAGAAGAAACAAAAGATAGAACCAAAGTCTCTTTAGTTGGAATGATCCCTGATTTGAAGCAAATTACAACGAGAAAAGGAGATCGGATGGCTATAGTTCAGCTAGAAGATCTTTCTGGAAGTTGCGAAGCAATTGTTTTTCCAAAAACCTATGTCAGGTTATCAGAATTTCTTTTGACTGATACTAGATTATTGGTGTGGGGAACAATAGATAAAAAAAGTGATAAGACTCAATTAATAATTGATGATTGTAGAGAAATAGATAATTTAAAATTGCTTATTATTAATCTTGATAGTTCTCAAGCATCAGATGTAAGAGTACAAAATACTTTAAGAGACTGTTTGATTAAATTTAAACCAGATAAAGGAAGTTGTGGAATCAAGATTCCAGTTTTAGCTGCAGTAAAAAATAAAAATAGTGTTACCTACGTAAAATTTGGTGAACAATTCTGTATTGGAGATATTCAAGGAGCATGCAAATTATTAGAAGATAAATCATTCCAAATTAATTTGAAATCTTTAGTTTCCTAG
- a CDS encoding PAM68 family protein — MKKKQTKKKTQNKNKKIYSETTAFANLEKTSNNVTIPKRSSSGIPKYVADRMARRIFFTAGIPTILGMSVFVVSYIIVTRNIAEIPPSSTIAISALFFLLGLAGLSFGILSASWDKEPGSFFGIENIPMNIQRAKEAFKPATQNFEDKS; from the coding sequence ATGAAAAAAAAGCAAACAAAAAAAAAGACACAAAATAAAAATAAGAAAATTTATTCTGAGACAACTGCTTTCGCAAATCTAGAAAAAACATCTAATAATGTAACTATCCCAAAGCGATCCTCAAGTGGCATACCTAAATATGTTGCCGATAGAATGGCAAGAAGAATATTTTTTACAGCTGGAATACCGACAATATTAGGAATGTCTGTTTTTGTTGTTAGTTACATTATCGTTACAAGAAATATTGCTGAAATACCTCCTTCTTCAACAATTGCAATTTCAGCGTTGTTTTTCTTATTGGGTCTCGCAGGATTAAGTTTTGGAATATTATCAGCTAGTTGGGATAAGGAGCCTGGATCTTTTTTCGGTATTGAAAATATTCCAATGAATATACAACGAGCAAAAGAAGCCTTCAAACCTGCAACTCAAAATTTCGAGGATAAAAGTTAA
- the rpsO gene encoding 30S ribosomal protein S15, with product MSLDTAEKQKLIETHQVHPTDTGSVEIQVAMLSKRISKLSDHLQGNIHDFASRQGLLKMIGKRKRLLSYIKDKNVQKYQELVKKIGIRG from the coding sequence ATGTCATTAGATACAGCTGAAAAACAGAAGCTGATTGAAACTCATCAAGTACATCCAACTGATACAGGTTCAGTAGAAATTCAAGTAGCAATGCTTTCTAAAAGAATATCGAAATTAAGTGACCACCTCCAAGGAAACATTCATGATTTCGCTTCAAGGCAAGGATTGTTAAAAATGATTGGTAAAAGGAAAAGATTACTATCTTACATAAAAGACAAAAACGTTCAGAAATATCAAGAACTAGTAAAAAAAATTGGAATCAGAGGATGA